A single genomic interval of candidate division WOR-3 bacterium harbors:
- a CDS encoding PorV/PorQ family protein, which yields MQALTLFFVVVADLGWLGPSATGFTFMKIGVGARPTALGQAFTAVADDVYALFYNPAGPALERKFDAGLTLCEMLQGVSYVSGGVTVPVFKRFGFGLGAGYLNALDTRRSELGEELGKFSLSDLVVGPGVAWQPLKGVALGAGAKFVYSRLDSFASGAVSFDAGALYRPLRYITMGASLLHIGTPRRFIQDWEYQPVNLRAGACFKLPFDKNYILVAGDVSAYPDYGPTVGVGVEGKLDMRALGSNQTGAVYLRGGYQSGGHLGTWSGFSFGVGYETVLAANLTILVDAVYLSYGILGDAQRVSIGLRWVPKTGKS from the coding sequence GTGCAAGCCTTAACTCTATTTTTTGTGGTTGTCGCCGATTTGGGCTGGCTTGGTCCTTCGGCAACCGGTTTCACATTTATGAAAATTGGGGTTGGAGCAAGACCAACCGCATTGGGGCAGGCGTTTACCGCAGTTGCAGATGATGTGTATGCCCTTTTTTACAATCCCGCAGGACCGGCACTGGAGCGAAAGTTTGATGCGGGTTTAACTTTGTGCGAGATGTTGCAGGGTGTTTCTTATGTTTCCGGTGGGGTTACGGTGCCGGTTTTCAAGCGGTTTGGTTTTGGGCTGGGGGCTGGGTATTTGAATGCCCTTGACACCCGAAGGAGTGAACTGGGTGAAGAGCTGGGAAAGTTCAGTTTGAGCGATTTGGTTGTAGGACCTGGTGTTGCCTGGCAGCCGCTAAAAGGGGTTGCATTAGGAGCGGGTGCGAAGTTTGTTTACAGTCGGCTGGACTCTTTTGCCAGTGGCGCGGTATCTTTTGACGCCGGAGCACTGTATCGACCATTGCGTTACATCACCATGGGAGCAAGTTTGCTTCATATCGGGACACCACGCCGGTTTATTCAGGATTGGGAGTACCAGCCGGTTAATTTGCGCGCTGGTGCCTGTTTTAAACTCCCATTCGATAAGAATTACATTCTTGTTGCAGGTGATGTCTCTGCCTATCCAGATTACGGACCAACTGTCGGGGTGGGCGTTGAAGGGAAACTGGATATGCGTGCACTGGGTTCAAATCAGACCGGCGCGGTATATTTAAGAGGAGGGTATCAATCGGGCGGACACCTTGGAACCTGGTCCGGTTTTTCGTTTGGAGTTGGTTACGAAACGGTTTTAGCCGCTAATTTGACAATTTTAGTGGATGCGGTTTATCTCTCTTATGGAATTTTAGGGGATGCGCAGCGGGTTTCTATCGGTTTGAGGTGGGTACCGAAAACCGGGAAATCTTAG